From a region of the Candidatus Thermoplasmatota archaeon genome:
- a CDS encoding replication factor C small subunit, which yields MMTGTKEMTEDRASQEIWIEKYRPRTLEEIVGQDAIIERLLAYAKTKNVPHLIFAGPAGTGKTTSAIALARAVFGEKTWKQNFHELNASDERGIAIIRGKIKDFARTAPIGDVPFKLIFLDEADALTPDAQAALRRTIERYSHNCRFILSVNYSSKIIEPIQSRCAVFRFKPILPENIKQYIKKIATKEKLEITPDGLETLIYISRGDMRKAINLLQVGASVDHTITADLLYQTSTTARPEDVKQLILTALTGNFIAARNQLYDLLIKYGLSGEDIIRQMHTTIFDLTIPDEYKIQLIEKTGEIEFRIVEGSNEHIQLEALLAQFALIGKKLK from the coding sequence ATGATGACGGGTACGAAAGAAATGACAGAAGATCGTGCATCACAAGAAATATGGATTGAGAAATATCGACCGAGGACACTTGAAGAAATTGTTGGTCAAGATGCAATCATCGAAAGATTACTTGCCTACGCAAAAACAAAAAACGTCCCCCATTTAATTTTCGCCGGCCCTGCAGGAACCGGGAAAACCACCTCAGCAATCGCACTTGCACGAGCGGTCTTTGGTGAAAAAACTTGGAAACAAAACTTCCACGAACTCAACGCAAGCGATGAACGAGGTATTGCAATCATCCGAGGTAAAATAAAAGATTTCGCACGAACCGCACCGATTGGAGATGTACCTTTTAAACTCATCTTTCTTGACGAAGCTGACGCGCTAACCCCTGATGCACAAGCAGCACTCAGAAGAACCATTGAACGATATTCTCACAACTGTCGTTTTATTCTCTCAGTCAATTACTCATCAAAAATCATAGAACCAATACAATCACGATGTGCTGTGTTCCGCTTTAAACCAATTCTTCCTGAAAATATCAAACAATATATCAAGAAAATTGCCACCAAAGAAAAACTTGAAATCACTCCCGATGGACTTGAAACTTTGATTTATATCTCTCGCGGAGACATGCGAAAAGCAATTAATCTCCTTCAAGTTGGAGCATCTGTCGATCATACGATAACTGCTGATCTCCTCTATCAGACCTCAACAACAGCACGACCTGAAGATGTAAAACAGCTCATCCTGACTGCACTCACCGGTAATTTTATCGCTGCACGAAACCAACTCTACGACTTACTCATTAAATACGGTCTTTCTGGCGAGGATATTATCCGGCAAATGCATACAACGATTTTTGATCTCACAATTCCTGATGAGTATAAGATACAACTCATTGAAAAAACCGGTGAAATCGAGTTCCGCATCGTCGAAGGAAGTAATGAACACATCCAACTCGAAGCGCTCCTAGCCCAGTTTGCACTTATTGGTAAAAAATTAAAGTAG
- the rpe gene encoding ribulose-phosphate 3-epimerase, with translation MVIIAPSILSADFSCLGDEVTALEQAGAEWIHLDVMDGHFVPNITMGPVVVAGIRKKTKLFFDCHLMIKEPHQYIEAFAKAGADLITIHAETTTDHKKILQKIHACGCKAGMSVNPETSLEPVKAVLTDLDLVLIMSVHPGFSGQSFIYDVVPKIRQARQLIDASKKEIFLQVDGGINQETARIAKQNGATVLVAANFVFKNKRYADAIRLLKEA, from the coding sequence ATGGTGATTATTGCTCCGTCGATTCTTTCAGCGGATTTTTCGTGTTTAGGAGACGAAGTAACGGCTCTTGAACAAGCCGGCGCCGAATGGATTCATCTTGATGTTATGGATGGTCATTTCGTGCCAAATATTACGATGGGTCCTGTAGTGGTTGCCGGTATTCGGAAAAAAACGAAACTGTTTTTTGATTGTCATCTGATGATTAAAGAACCTCATCAGTATATTGAAGCATTTGCCAAAGCTGGTGCTGATTTGATTACGATTCATGCTGAGACAACAACAGATCATAAAAAGATTCTACAAAAAATCCATGCTTGTGGGTGTAAAGCTGGAATGTCGGTGAATCCTGAAACCTCATTAGAACCAGTGAAAGCAGTACTTACAGATCTTGATTTAGTTTTGATTATGTCGGTTCATCCCGGTTTTTCAGGACAATCATTTATTTATGATGTTGTACCAAAAATAAGACAAGCTCGTCAATTGATTGATGCATCAAAAAAAGAAATTTTTCTCCAAGTTGATGGCGGGATTAATCAAGAAACCGCCCGTATTGCTAAACAGAATGGAGCAACAGTGTTGGTTGCAGCAAATTTTGTTTTTAAAAATAAAAGGTATGCTGACGCGATTCGTTTATTGAAAGAAGCATAA
- the tpiA gene encoding triose-phosphate isomerase encodes MLKTPTIVVNVKTYTESTGTKALEIGQIMQTVAEETGASMAIAVQPMDIMLCSKNLKIPVYAQHIDPITPGSHTGWILPDAVVAAGAKGTLINHSEHRLILADIDSCITLAKKNNLDQIVCTNNVATSKAAAALSPNFIAVEPPELIGGDISVTTANPDIVKNSVDVVKKIDTDVRVLCGAGVKNGKDVQMALKLGADGVLLASGVVKAKDKLAVIRDLASGL; translated from the coding sequence ATGTTAAAAACCCCGACTATTGTCGTCAACGTAAAAACATATACCGAATCAACCGGAACCAAAGCACTTGAAATCGGACAAATCATGCAAACCGTGGCAGAAGAAACAGGAGCAAGCATGGCAATCGCTGTACAACCAATGGACATCATGCTATGCAGCAAGAATCTTAAAATACCAGTGTACGCCCAACACATTGACCCAATAACACCGGGAAGTCATACCGGATGGATACTCCCTGATGCAGTTGTTGCCGCAGGAGCGAAAGGTACACTCATCAACCATAGTGAACATCGACTCATCCTTGCCGACATCGACAGCTGTATAACGTTAGCAAAGAAGAACAATCTTGATCAAATCGTCTGTACGAATAACGTGGCAACTTCAAAAGCAGCAGCAGCACTATCACCAAATTTTATCGCTGTTGAACCACCAGAACTCATCGGCGGTGACATCTCCGTAACCACTGCAAATCCAGACATCGTCAAAAACAGTGTTGATGTTGTGAAAAAAATTGATACCGATGTTCGGGTACTCTGCGGAGCAGGCGTCAAAAATGGAAAAGACGTTCAGATGGCACTCAAACTTGGAGCAGACGGAGTGCTACTTGCAAGCGGCGTGGTCAAGGCAAAAGACAAACTTGCAGTCATTCGTGACCTAGCATCTGGACTTTGA
- a CDS encoding radical SAM protein — MPSQKSVLVTGLPKETLSLCPECKNIIKATLFEKNGKVMIHKTCKNHGEFEDVYWSDVGMYLKAEKWAFDGTGVDNPFIKDAKICPQECGLCNLHLSHTCLALIDLTNRCNLQCPICFANANAAGYVFEPTFDEVVRMMENLRAERPVPCKAIQFAGGEPTIYPRFFDVIKKAKELGFAQIQVATNGLKMVDFEFCQNMRDAGMNTIYLQFDSLREKDYIAARGRKLLDIKLKAVENCKKVTPKPLSTVLVPTVVKTVNDDQVGAIAQYAVDNAQVIRGVNYQPVSFTGRIDTKELAKQRYTIPDLIKDLENQTTFLKKDDFYPVPIVAPVSELVSILSNRDEVTFTSHPHCGYATFVFVNNGTVTPIPRFVDVEGLFTRMEELAGKAEKYQFLIRIAKRFKKKSDLKKTFEKYFGEFIDKNKMPEGIDIVDALSTVAFEKDKKAVGEFTWKTLMIGAMHFQDSYNYDIERVKRCVIHYATPDDRIIPFCAYNGGPTYRTEVEQKFSTPLDEWRKRNKEK, encoded by the coding sequence ATGCCATCGCAAAAATCTGTTCTTGTCACAGGACTGCCCAAAGAAACTTTATCACTGTGTCCTGAATGCAAAAACATCATCAAAGCAACACTTTTTGAAAAAAATGGAAAAGTCATGATTCATAAAACCTGTAAAAACCATGGAGAATTCGAAGATGTATACTGGTCAGATGTCGGCATGTATCTCAAAGCAGAAAAATGGGCGTTTGATGGAACAGGTGTCGATAACCCCTTTATCAAAGATGCAAAGATCTGCCCTCAGGAATGTGGTCTCTGCAACCTGCATTTATCACATACCTGTCTTGCACTCATTGATCTGACAAATCGATGTAATCTCCAATGTCCGATTTGTTTTGCAAATGCCAATGCAGCTGGCTATGTTTTCGAACCAACCTTTGATGAAGTTGTTCGGATGATGGAAAATCTACGGGCTGAACGGCCGGTACCGTGTAAAGCAATCCAATTTGCTGGTGGGGAGCCAACGATTTACCCACGGTTTTTTGATGTTATTAAAAAAGCAAAAGAACTAGGTTTTGCTCAGATTCAAGTTGCAACAAATGGTTTGAAGATGGTTGATTTTGAGTTTTGTCAAAACATGCGTGATGCAGGGATGAATACGATATATCTACAATTTGATAGTTTGCGGGAGAAGGATTATATTGCTGCACGCGGTCGAAAGCTCCTTGACATAAAACTAAAAGCTGTCGAAAACTGTAAAAAAGTAACTCCGAAACCACTTTCAACAGTTCTCGTGCCAACAGTGGTTAAAACCGTTAATGATGATCAGGTTGGCGCAATTGCACAATATGCTGTTGATAATGCACAGGTGATCCGTGGTGTGAACTACCAGCCAGTCTCATTTACTGGTCGAATCGATACAAAAGAATTAGCCAAGCAACGGTACACAATTCCTGATCTGATAAAAGATTTAGAAAACCAAACAACGTTTCTGAAAAAAGATGATTTCTACCCAGTTCCCATTGTTGCTCCTGTTTCTGAACTTGTATCAATTCTTTCAAATCGAGATGAAGTTACCTTTACATCACATCCTCATTGCGGCTATGCAACGTTTGTCTTTGTCAATAATGGTACCGTGACACCAATCCCGCGGTTTGTTGATGTCGAAGGATTATTTACACGAATGGAAGAGCTTGCTGGTAAAGCAGAAAAATACCAATTCTTGATACGCATTGCAAAACGATTTAAGAAAAAAAGTGATCTGAAAAAAACCTTTGAAAAATATTTTGGTGAATTTATTGATAAAAATAAGATGCCTGAAGGAATAGATATTGTTGATGCGTTATCGACAGTTGCTTTTGAAAAAGATAAAAAAGCAGTTGGAGAGTTTACCTGGAAGACCTTGATGATCGGGGCGATGCATTTCCAAGATTCATATAACTATGATATTGAACGAGTAAAACGATGTGTCATCCATTATGCAACACCAGATGATCGCATTATTCCGTTTTGTGCATACAATGGTGGGCCAACCTATCGAACTGAGGTTGAACAGAAATTCAGTACGCCACTGGATGAATGGAGAAAACGCAATAAAGAAAAATAA
- a CDS encoding cyclic 2,3-diphosphoglycerate synthase has translation MLRHERVKVVIMGAAGRDFHNFNVFFRDNPHYEVVAFTAAQIPDIAGRKYPKQLAGDLYPQGIPIYPEEEVMDIIKKYDVDRVVFAYSDIPHTYVMNRASMANAAGADFMLMGAKSTMLQSSKPVIAVCAVRTGAGKSQISRQIFEILRNNKLRVASIRHPMPYDQNLISQICQRFASYDDLDKYNCTIEEREEYEPYIDMNGIIYAGVDYEMILREAEKEADVIIWDGGNNDFPFIKPNLLITIADPHRAGHEISYYPGEMNVRAADVVVINKVNTASKEAITMVKENIKLVNPQAKIILGNSVVTCDHPEQIQGKNVLVIEDGPTVTHGSMAYGAGTVAAQNNKAHEIVDPRPYAIGSIKTTFEKYNHLSRVLPAMGYGKKQIKELEQTINSIPCDLVISGTPIDLNRVVKINKPLLRVRYGVGPDTAQALEKIVVEFLKKQNLL, from the coding sequence ATGCTTCGACATGAACGTGTAAAAGTTGTCATTATGGGTGCTGCTGGTCGAGATTTCCATAACTTTAATGTTTTTTTCAGAGATAATCCTCATTATGAGGTTGTTGCATTTACAGCGGCCCAGATTCCTGATATTGCTGGTCGAAAGTATCCAAAACAGCTTGCAGGTGATCTCTACCCGCAGGGGATACCAATTTATCCTGAAGAAGAAGTGATGGATATCATAAAAAAATATGATGTTGATCGGGTGGTTTTTGCATATAGTGATATCCCACATACCTACGTGATGAATCGAGCATCAATGGCAAATGCTGCTGGTGCTGATTTCATGCTCATGGGTGCAAAATCAACCATGCTTCAATCCTCAAAACCAGTTATTGCCGTGTGTGCGGTTCGTACAGGGGCCGGTAAATCTCAGATTTCTCGGCAGATTTTCGAAATTCTTCGGAATAATAAACTTCGAGTTGCAAGCATTCGTCATCCAATGCCCTATGATCAAAATCTGATCTCGCAGATATGTCAACGGTTTGCTTCCTACGATGATTTAGATAAATACAATTGTACGATTGAGGAACGAGAAGAATACGAGCCGTATATTGATATGAATGGCATTATTTATGCTGGTGTAGATTACGAAATGATCTTACGTGAAGCTGAAAAAGAAGCAGATGTCATCATCTGGGATGGCGGAAATAATGATTTTCCATTCATCAAACCGAATCTGTTGATAACTATAGCTGATCCTCACCGTGCGGGTCATGAAATATCATATTATCCTGGTGAGATGAATGTTCGAGCTGCTGATGTCGTTGTCATCAACAAGGTTAACACTGCGTCAAAAGAAGCGATCACCATGGTTAAAGAAAACATTAAACTTGTAAATCCACAAGCAAAAATTATTCTTGGAAACTCGGTAGTTACCTGCGATCATCCTGAACAAATTCAAGGAAAAAATGTGTTAGTAATCGAAGACGGTCCGACGGTGACGCATGGCAGTATGGCATATGGTGCTGGTACGGTTGCTGCACAGAACAATAAGGCGCATGAAATTGTTGATCCTCGGCCATATGCAATTGGAAGTATTAAAACCACATTTGAAAAATATAATCATCTCAGTCGTGTTTTACCTGCGATGGGATATGGAAAAAAACAGATCAAAGAACTGGAACAAACGATCAACAGTATTCCGTGTGACCTTGTGATTAGCGGCACGCCAATTGATTTAAACCGAGTGGTAAAAATCAATAAACCGTTGCTCCGGGTTCGGTATGGTGTTGGTCCTGATACCGCACAAGCTTTAGAAAAAATCGTTGTTGAATTCTTAAAAAAACAAAATCTACTTTAA
- the gcvPA gene encoding aminomethyl-transferring glycine dehydrogenase subunit GcvPA has product MNFIPNVSSKQELLEELHLQSIDELFVDVPHQIRIKNLNLPPGLNQQETEEKLKKIANKNKPCSMMPSFLGGGIKHHYIPAAVKTIVSRSEFYTAYTPYQPEASQGFLQAMFEYQSMICELTGMDVANASLYDGATALGEAALMCSRINNKKTFLVPTNVSWDKRCVLRNYTKGAGITIKEIPYDQKTGKINLNILAQHLDQTVCGVYLENPNFFGVFEDDVEHLYSLIKENNALFVVGVDPISLGIVKNPGEYHADIVIGEGRNLGNSLDFGGSSLGIFACKKEYVRQLPGRIIGLTTDAQGKRAFCMTLQTREQHIRRSKATSNICTNEGLCALTATVYLGLLGGTGLEKLSRINHKKAVDFCTTVTKIPGFHQEFQAAYFNEIVLRTPDARKVNYTLFKHGIHGGLPLETMYPELKNCLLFGVTELTTSEDIDHVSKILSEVF; this is encoded by the coding sequence ATGAACTTTATACCAAATGTATCTAGTAAACAAGAACTGCTCGAAGAATTGCACCTTCAAAGCATTGATGAACTTTTTGTAGATGTACCACATCAGATCAGAATAAAAAATCTTAACCTCCCTCCAGGATTGAACCAACAGGAAACCGAGGAAAAACTCAAAAAAATCGCCAACAAAAATAAACCCTGCAGCATGATGCCAAGTTTTCTCGGGGGAGGTATTAAACATCACTATATTCCCGCAGCAGTAAAAACGATTGTCTCTCGATCAGAATTCTACACTGCATACACCCCGTATCAACCTGAGGCAAGCCAAGGTTTTCTCCAAGCCATGTTTGAATATCAAAGCATGATCTGTGAACTCACCGGCATGGATGTTGCAAATGCATCTCTTTATGATGGTGCAACTGCACTTGGTGAAGCAGCTCTCATGTGCAGCAGGATCAACAATAAAAAAACCTTTCTGGTACCTACGAACGTTTCATGGGATAAGCGCTGCGTTCTTCGTAATTATACCAAAGGAGCAGGAATCACTATCAAAGAGATACCGTATGACCAAAAAACCGGAAAAATAAATCTCAATATTTTAGCGCAACATCTTGACCAAACCGTATGCGGTGTCTACCTGGAAAATCCAAATTTTTTCGGCGTCTTCGAAGATGACGTAGAGCATCTCTACAGCCTCATCAAAGAAAACAACGCATTATTCGTTGTCGGGGTTGATCCGATCAGCCTTGGCATAGTCAAAAATCCAGGTGAATACCACGCAGATATTGTCATTGGAGAAGGAAGAAATCTAGGAAATTCGCTTGATTTTGGTGGTTCAAGTCTTGGTATTTTTGCATGTAAAAAAGAATATGTTCGACAATTGCCCGGTCGAATCATTGGACTTACTACAGATGCTCAAGGGAAACGTGCTTTTTGTATGACTCTTCAAACCCGGGAGCAACATATTCGACGAAGTAAAGCAACCAGTAACATCTGCACCAATGAGGGACTCTGTGCACTCACGGCAACAGTTTATCTTGGACTTCTCGGTGGCACTGGTTTAGAAAAACTCAGCCGGATTAATCATAAGAAAGCAGTTGACTTCTGTACAACAGTAACAAAAATCCCTGGGTTTCATCAAGAATTCCAAGCAGCGTATTTTAACGAAATAGTTCTACGAACGCCTGATGCACGCAAAGTTAACTACACTCTTTTCAAACATGGTATTCATGGTGGTCTCCCACTTGAAACCATGTACCCTGAATTGAAAAATTGTCTACTTTTCGGCGTCACAGAACTAACAACATCAGAAGACATTGACCACGTATCAAAAATCCTTTCGGAGGTCTTTTAA
- the gcvPB gene encoding aminomethyl-transferring glycine dehydrogenase subunit GcvPB: protein MYRSVRYDEPLINELDDKPKAEFKPDSDIPASLRKKQNISLPDLEENQVVRHYLRLSQMNYGVDTGIYPLGSCTMKYNPKLCDRISAWEQFTATHPCQNQETIQGNLQLMYELEKMLCEITGMDAMTLQPAAGAHGEFTGLLIAKAYHEYHKDFARDQIILPDTAHGTNPASAAMAGYQIVEIPSTPEGTVDLTALKKTLSHRTAVFMLTNPNTLGIFEHDILDIAKLVHDAGALLYYDGANMNAIMGKARPGDMGFDIVHVNLHKTFATPHGGGGPGAGPVGVKKKLERFLPVPRIILEHTQYHLDYDYPQSIGKIRSFYGNFSVLVRAYVYITMMGADGLKEASEIAVLNANYMKEKILESGKYSLPGKNLRKHEFVLSCEKLLQEKGIRALDIAKRLLDYGLHPPTIYFPLLVKEALMIEPTETESKKTLDQYIDVLRIIADEDPALLHQAPQNTSVKRIDETKAVKDSILNWKMLQRKQEEKILLQKADTIK from the coding sequence ATGTACCGAAGCGTTAGGTATGATGAACCCTTGATTAACGAGCTTGATGACAAACCAAAAGCAGAATTCAAACCAGACTCAGATATACCTGCGTCACTGCGAAAAAAGCAGAATATTTCACTTCCTGATCTCGAAGAAAATCAGGTTGTCCGTCATTATCTCCGTCTCAGTCAGATGAACTATGGTGTTGACACGGGAATTTATCCACTGGGATCGTGTACCATGAAGTATAATCCTAAACTCTGTGATCGTATCAGTGCTTGGGAACAATTTACTGCGACACATCCTTGTCAAAACCAAGAAACAATTCAGGGAAATCTTCAACTGATGTACGAACTTGAAAAAATGCTGTGCGAAATCACAGGGATGGATGCTATGACGTTACAACCAGCAGCTGGGGCTCATGGTGAATTTACTGGTTTGTTAATTGCCAAGGCATACCATGAATATCACAAAGATTTCGCACGAGATCAAATTATTCTTCCTGATACTGCTCATGGGACAAATCCTGCAAGTGCTGCTATGGCTGGGTATCAGATAGTCGAGATCCCTTCAACACCCGAGGGAACGGTTGATCTAACAGCATTAAAAAAGACGCTTTCTCATCGAACTGCTGTTTTTATGTTAACCAACCCGAACACGCTCGGCATCTTTGAACATGATATCCTCGACATCGCCAAGCTCGTTCATGATGCTGGCGCACTGCTTTATTATGATGGTGCAAACATGAATGCAATCATGGGAAAAGCACGACCTGGTGACATGGGTTTTGACATCGTTCATGTGAACCTCCATAAGACCTTTGCTACCCCTCATGGTGGCGGGGGTCCGGGAGCTGGACCCGTTGGAGTGAAAAAAAAGCTTGAACGATTTCTCCCGGTACCTCGGATTATTCTTGAACATACTCAATATCACTTAGACTATGATTATCCTCAATCTATTGGAAAAATTAGGAGTTTTTATGGTAATTTTTCTGTGCTTGTTCGTGCTTATGTGTACATTACCATGATGGGAGCGGATGGCCTCAAAGAAGCATCAGAAATCGCTGTGCTCAACGCAAATTATATGAAGGAAAAGATCCTTGAATCAGGAAAATATAGTCTCCCGGGAAAAAATCTCCGTAAACATGAATTTGTACTTAGCTGTGAAAAACTATTGCAAGAAAAAGGTATTCGGGCACTCGACATTGCAAAACGTCTTCTTGATTATGGATTGCATCCACCTACCATATATTTTCCTCTTCTTGTCAAAGAAGCATTAATGATTGAACCGACAGAAACAGAATCAAAGAAAACCTTAGACCAATATATCGATGTTTTACGTATTATTGCCGATGAAGATCCTGCTCTTCTGCATCAAGCACCACAGAATACCTCAGTTAAACGGATTGATGAAACCAAAGCAGTAAAAGATTCAATCTTAAATTGGAAGATGCTCCAGAGAAAACAGGAAGAAAAGATCCTTCTTCAAAAAGCCGACACAATTAAATAA